The following proteins are encoded in a genomic region of Triticum dicoccoides isolate Atlit2015 ecotype Zavitan chromosome 1B, WEW_v2.0, whole genome shotgun sequence:
- the LOC119341928 gene encoding mitotic-spindle organizing protein 1A-like yields the protein MGMEESAGGAARQAKESLELAFQMFQILDTGLDRHTLSLLMALCDRGANPEALAALVRELSSTAPPSAAAPTAPASNAVAAPTAPSLFPSSFRQL from the coding sequence ATGGGAATGGAGGAGTCGGCGGGGGGCGCCGCGAGGCAGGCGAAGGAGTCGCTGGAGCTTGCGTTCCAGATGTTCCAGATCCTGGACACCGGCCTCGACCGCCACACCCTCTCGCTGCTCATGGCGCTCTGCGACCGCGGCGCCAACCCGGAGGCTCTCGCCGCCCTTGTTCGCGAGCTGTCCTCCACCGCTCCCCCGTCCGCCGCTGCCCCCACCGCGCCCGCCTCCAACGCCGTGGCGGCACCGACCGCCCCCTCGCTGTTCCCCTCCAGCTTTCGGCAGCTCTAG
- the LOC119341939 gene encoding premnaspirodiene oxygenase-like, producing MAELAPLSMLFLALLVVVPVLHFIRSSRRHEGSSRPRPPPSPWALPVIGHLHHVAGALPHRAMLGLSRRHGPLMLLRLCELRVVVASSADAAREIMKTQDLAFASRPMTPTGKALLGDSPGIVFTPYGDAWRQLRRICTLELFTSRRVRSFRPVREEEVGRLLRSVAVAVAPSPSPSLAVNLSERISAYVADSSVRAVIGSRFKDRGAFLRMLERRIKLAPAQCLPDLFPSSRLAMLVSRMPREMKRERREMRDFIDAIIQEHQENSTAGAGADDDDFLDVLLRIQREGKLDPPLTTDDIKAVIVDIFIASSETSATALQWAMAELMRNPRVMRKAQEEVRRALDGRDRVTEESLASLRYLDLVIKEVLRLHPPATMLLPRECRAPCRVLGFDVPVGAMVLVNAWAIGRDPAHWDEPEEFSPERFEGGGVDFKGTDFEYIPFGAGRRMCPGMAFGLANMELALASLLYHFDWELPDGTGPGELDMAELLGLTTRRRSDLLLVPAISMPLPKQNLNAPSENSFDIKP from the exons ATGGCTGAGCTAGCTCCGCTTTCCATGCTCTTCCTTGCCCTGCTCGTCGTCGTCCCCGTGCTCCACTTCATCCGGTCGTCACGCCGGCATGAGGGAAGCAGCCGGCCGCGGCCTCCGCCGTCGCCATGGGCGCTGCCAGTCATCGGCCACCTCCACCACGTCGCCGGCGCGCTCCCGCACCGCGCGATGCTGGGCCTGTCGCGCCGCCACGGCCCGCTCATGCTGCTCCGCCTCTGCGAGCTCCGCGTCGTCGTCGCCTCCTCGGCCGACGCCGCGAGGGAGATCATGAAGACCCAGGACCTGGCGTTCGCGTCGCGGCCCATGACCCCGACGGGGAAGGCCCTCCTCGGCGACAGCCCGGGCATCGTGTTCACGCCCTACGGCGACGCGTGGCGCCAGCTCCGCAGGATCTGCACCCTCGAGCTCTTCACCTCCCGCCGCGTCAGGTCCTTCCGGCCCGTGCGCGAGGAAGAGGTCGGGCGGCTGCTCCggtcggtggcggtggcggtggcgccgtctccgtctccgtcgttGGCGGTGAACCTGAGCGAGCGGATCAGCGCATACGTCGCGGACTCGTCGGTGCGCGCCGTCATCGGCAGCCGGTTCAAGGACCGCGGCGCGTTCCTTCGGATGCTGGAGCGGAGGATCAAGCTCGCGCCGGCGCAGTGCCTGCCGGACCTCTTCCCGTCGTCGCGGCTGGCGATGCTCGTCAGCCGGATGCCGCGCGAGATGAAGCGGGAGCGCCGGGAGATGAGGGACTTCATCGACGCCATCATCCAGGAGCATCAAGAGAACAGCacggccggcgccggcgccgacgaCGACGACTTTCTCGACGTCCTCCTGAGGATCCAGAGAGAGGGGAAGCTCGATcctcccctcaccaccgacgacatcAAGGCAGTCATCGTC GACATCTTCATAGCGAGCAGCGAGACGTCGGCGACGGCGCTGCAGTGGGCCATGGCCGAGCTGATGAGGAACCCGAGGGTGATGCGCAAGGCGCAGGAGGAGGTCCGGCGAGCCCTCGACGGGCGCGACAGGGTCACGGAGGAGAGCCTGGCGAGCCTGCGCTACCTGGACCTCGTCATCAAGGAGGTGCTCCGGCTTCACCCGCCGGCGACGATGTTGCTCCCCCGCGAGTGCCGGGCCCCGTGCCGGGTCCTCGGCTTCGACGTGCCGGTGGGGGCCATGGTGCTCGTCAACGCGTGGGCGATCGGCAGGGACCCGGCGCACTGGGACGAGCCGGAGGAGTTCTCGCCGGAGAGGTTCGAGGGCGGCGGCGTGGACTTCAAGGGCACGGACTTCGAGTACATACCGTTCGGCGCCGGGCGGCGCATGTGCCCCGGGATGGCGTTCGGGCTGGCCAACATGGAGCTCGCGCTCGCCAGCCTTCTCTACCACTTCGACTGGGAGCTGCCGGACGGGACGGGGCCCGGGGAGCTGGACATGGCCGAGCTTCTGGGGCTCACCACGCGGCGGCGCTCCGACCTCCTGCTCGTCCCGGCGATCAGCATGCCATTGCCAAAGCAAAATTTGAATGCGCCAAGCGAAAATTCTTTCGACATTAAGCCTTAG